The following are from one region of the Bradyrhizobium septentrionale genome:
- a CDS encoding metallophosphoesterase family protein: MRSLLRRLVGQPGDLEHEGDETCIYAVGDIHGHAELLHEICARIDADIRKFRPARPIQVFLGDYIDRGPDSRDVIAMLDQRRRTHSVVCLLGNHEACLLEFLVNPDMLAQWRQFGGLQTLMSYGLSPSPNPDAAERRALAQQLIRQMPPAHLAFLRALPITFSYGRYFFVHAGVRPGIALKQQRKEDLLWIRDDFLVSEDDFGKVVVHGHTPVREAELLRNRINVDTGAYATGRLTCVKLEGTRRTLLMTGNRAARHGQYDD; the protein is encoded by the coding sequence ATGCGCAGTCTCCTCCGGCGCCTTGTCGGCCAGCCCGGCGACCTCGAACATGAGGGCGACGAGACCTGCATCTACGCCGTCGGCGACATCCACGGACACGCCGAGCTGCTGCACGAGATCTGCGCACGCATCGATGCCGATATCCGCAAGTTCCGGCCAGCACGACCAATCCAGGTGTTCCTCGGCGACTACATCGATCGCGGACCGGATTCGCGCGATGTGATCGCGATGCTCGATCAACGCCGCCGAACCCACAGCGTGGTCTGCCTGCTCGGCAACCACGAGGCCTGCCTGCTGGAGTTTCTCGTCAATCCCGACATGCTCGCGCAATGGCGGCAGTTCGGTGGTCTGCAAACGCTGATGTCCTACGGCTTGTCGCCCTCGCCCAATCCCGACGCCGCCGAACGCAGGGCGCTGGCGCAACAATTGATCCGTCAGATGCCGCCGGCGCATCTCGCCTTCCTGCGCGCGCTGCCGATCACCTTTTCCTACGGCCGTTACTTCTTCGTGCATGCCGGCGTCCGGCCCGGCATCGCGCTCAAGCAACAGCGCAAGGAGGACCTGCTGTGGATCCGCGACGACTTCCTGGTGTCGGAAGATGATTTCGGCAAGGTCGTCGTCCACGGCCATACGCCGGTGCGTGAGGCCGAACTGCTGCGCAACCGCATCAATGTCGACACCGGCGCCTACGCCACCGGCCGCCTGACCTGCGTCAAGCTGGAGGGAACGCGGCGAACCCTGCTGATGACCGGCAACCGGGCAGCGCGCCATGGCCAATACGATGACTAA
- a CDS encoding undecaprenyl-phosphate glucose phosphotransferase, giving the protein MTDLSDARLAKAPVSFGAFSFAFASLEAFAVTFEMIIVVLSSIIGGAAYHLFYYHTVYSNSFEGFLGIGVLAAILHMFVAKSQGLYNAQVLAGLDRRWSSLLGGWLLVVLLMTLIIFLLKVGSGVSRGSVMSFGLIGGLGLVTGRMLLQAPLQRAIDRGMLATRRAVVVGMAEELSRVRQSSLLRDFGLSEVRRAQLSGMSDDDGDRAAVASAIRAARECGADEIVLAMPWQQEPRIQFVCDLLRASPLPVRLLPDRTAERFLALRMVASGPIPTLEMQRSPLTSFERAGKRLFDIVASSGLLLLFAPLLIGTAIAIKLDSRGPVLFRQRRNGFDGKQFHILKFRSMHVLEDGDVITQARPNDPRLTGIGATLRRRSIDELPQLVNVLRGDMSLVGPRPHALAHDDKYSKLIASYAQRQHVKPGITGLAQVQGLRGATPAIEDMQLRVAHDLVYIKSWSFMLDLRILLRTIGAVLRHTGV; this is encoded by the coding sequence ATGACCGACCTTTCGGACGCTCGATTAGCGAAGGCACCGGTTAGCTTCGGCGCCTTTTCATTCGCTTTTGCCTCTCTCGAGGCGTTCGCAGTCACCTTCGAGATGATCATCGTCGTGCTGTCCAGCATCATCGGCGGCGCGGCCTATCATCTGTTTTACTACCACACGGTTTATAGCAACAGCTTCGAGGGTTTTCTAGGGATCGGCGTCCTCGCCGCGATCCTTCACATGTTCGTCGCCAAGTCGCAGGGCCTCTACAATGCGCAGGTGCTGGCCGGCCTCGACCGGCGCTGGAGCAGCCTGCTTGGCGGGTGGCTGCTGGTCGTCCTGCTGATGACCCTGATCATCTTCCTCTTGAAGGTGGGTTCCGGCGTCTCGCGCGGCTCGGTGATGTCGTTCGGGCTGATCGGCGGCCTCGGGCTGGTGACCGGACGGATGCTGCTCCAGGCGCCGCTGCAACGCGCGATCGACCGCGGCATGCTGGCGACGCGCCGCGCCGTCGTGGTCGGGATGGCGGAGGAATTGTCCCGGGTGCGGCAATCGAGCCTGCTGCGCGATTTCGGTCTCAGCGAGGTGCGACGGGCGCAGCTTTCCGGTATGTCGGACGACGACGGCGACCGGGCGGCGGTCGCGTCAGCCATTCGCGCCGCGCGGGAGTGCGGCGCCGACGAGATCGTCCTGGCGATGCCATGGCAGCAGGAGCCGCGCATCCAGTTCGTGTGCGACCTGCTGCGGGCGTCGCCGCTGCCGGTGCGGCTCTTGCCCGACCGGACGGCTGAACGGTTCCTGGCGCTGCGGATGGTGGCGTCTGGCCCGATCCCGACGCTGGAAATGCAGCGCTCGCCGCTCACTTCGTTCGAGCGCGCCGGCAAGCGGCTGTTCGACATCGTGGCGTCCAGCGGCCTGCTGCTGCTGTTCGCGCCGCTGCTGATCGGGACGGCGATTGCGATCAAGCTCGACTCACGAGGGCCGGTGCTGTTCCGGCAGCGCCGCAACGGGTTTGACGGCAAGCAATTCCACATCCTCAAATTCCGCTCCATGCATGTGCTCGAGGATGGCGATGTCATCACGCAGGCCCGTCCGAACGATCCGCGGCTGACCGGGATCGGCGCGACGCTGCGCCGCCGCAGCATCGACGAGCTGCCGCAGCTGGTGAACGTGCTGCGCGGCGACATGTCGCTGGTCGGGCCGCGGCCGCACGCGCTGGCGCATGACGACAAATATTCCAAGCTGATCGCGAGCTATGCGCAACGCCAGCACGTCAAGCCGGGCATCACCGGTCTTGCGCAGGTGCAGGGCCTGCGCGGCGCGACGCCCGCGATCGAGGATATGCAGCTGCGCGTCGCCCACGACCTCGTCTACATCAAGAGCTGGAGCTTCATGCTGGACCTGCGCATCCTGTTGCGCACGATCGGTGCGGTGCTGCGGCACACGGGCGTTTGA
- a CDS encoding helix-turn-helix domain-containing protein — translation MRRHSTDEITSKVKQAEELMARGQSQAQACKVLGVSVMTFHRWRKQEAARGHHANGTVTELAARTDDRDGIPPVRNRIDELRLENERLRRIVTDLLLEKMKIEEKLALRSSGGSGLSRRGEVQS, via the coding sequence ATGAGGCGTCATTCTACTGACGAGATCACTTCCAAGGTCAAACAGGCCGAGGAACTCATGGCGCGGGGGCAGTCACAAGCCCAAGCGTGCAAGGTGCTGGGCGTTAGCGTGATGACATTTCATCGCTGGCGCAAGCAGGAGGCCGCACGCGGCCACCATGCGAACGGTACTGTTACCGAGCTCGCCGCTCGCACCGATGATCGAGATGGAATCCCCCCTGTCCGCAACCGTATTGACGAATTGCGGCTGGAAAATGAACGGCTGCGTCGGATTGTAACCGACCTACTGCTCGAGAAAATGAAGATTGAGGAGAAGCTTGCGCTCAGGTCCAGCGGCGGCAGCGGTTTGTCCCGCCGTGGTGAAGTCCAGAGCTAA